The sequence ATAATAGTAGTAgtgttgttgttgtaataGTAATTTGCACAATTAGTCGAGTTGTAATTGcttatctttttttacATGTAtactttatataaaattacatttagactaaacataaatatataaaatatgaaatcaTGTCCTATTTATATGATTTCATTACTTCTATTTCTGTGAGTACAATACCTATCTTCAACTAGCTAAACATGAAGAACCATACTTTATCTCGGACTATATCCGCTTATGAGTCCTGCTTCATGTTGAAATctgaattcaaatattactCATATTTCAACAGAATCTTTGCGTCAACAGGgattcatatttttcataaatattgttttagGTCCATAACTATGACCAAATTTGGAATTTATGATTCGCATGCTGGATTTGGGCATTGGGCTCCATCTTTGTTGTCATTACAATAACCATCTACACCACCATATGTATTAAAATACAACTCTCCATGAACAGCATTACCATCCCCAATTTGATCGTAGCCCTCATTTTGTCCAGGATGTGGATTTACTGTCACGGCCCAGCAATATTTCCAGGCCGGTGCGCCACTAAAAAAGTTATAAAATCCTTGATCATATTCCTCCTCTTCCAATCCTCGATCTTGTTCAACATCTCTTGTCAAATCTACATTTACATTATCCCAATTCCAAGATATCCACTCTGCATCAAAATAGTTATACCTACGTTGAAGTGATTTATAATTACCAATAGTATCACTTAAACTTCCTGGTTCAACTTGATTTGTGATGGAAGATACTAATCTATCAATATCGTTGTTCAAATGGCTAGCTACATGATTACCTTTTGCGCTTTTAAAATAGAGAACATGCTGCCTGTTACCATCACTCAACCCTCTTTTTTGAGTTTGAATAGATGAATCAGACGTATTAGTATACTCAAACGCACCTAATAGAGTAAGTCCTGCATCGACGAAAGTAGAATTTAATTGTGTTAAATTTGTCAGCGAAGTGTGATAAAAGTCTAAAGGACCTATTGAGCTAATGAATCCACCATCTCGCTTTGCATTTGCAGCTGCAGAAGCTGCAGCACCAGCTACTCctgctgctgctgttgcTACTCCACCTAAACTACCACTAACCAAAGCAATTGCAACTGAAATCCAACAATTAGGTGAACCTAAGTCCTTAGAACATGCAGTTACTGCATACCCGCCTGATAATGCTGCTGCTGTTACTAAAAAACCTCCAAGagctgctgctgctgccCAATACCAATGAGATCTCTTAGCGATAGTTGGTGCTATACCTGCTGTGAATGCTACTGATTGCACCTTTTTGTCTCCATATAAATCGTGATTACGAAAATACAAAGTGGATAAAACAAAGACAATAATAAAGagtaaaaaatatattattacaattttaGGAACTTttctaaaattattaaaagttaGTTTTTCATTCTcagttttttctttttcgaTTGAAAGGGTACCTTTTTTTCCCTTCAGACCATATTGTATATTCTTTGTCATATTTGTTCTGCCACCAGTATTTTTTGTTATCTAACTGTGCATGTGACGTAAATACTCGCAAACACTGATATATGaagatattttgaataatattaattgaCTTCGGAAACAAGATGTTTTTAGATTGGAGAATATTTTTgagttatatataaaaaacataaatcttcaaattttgaatgaaTCGCTTCTTGTAGCTATTctatttctattttttaCATAAGCATCTACTTATTGAATCAGTAGCTAAGAAAACTATGTAGCACAATTCTTTCGGTGCTATAAAATTACACTTGTTGTACAGAACTTTATGAGAACATTTTAATGACTGTTTCGGTGTTCGAGTTTTTTTAGGACTTTGTCTTTCTTCCACGGCAACGAAAAGACGTTTTGCAACGAAAATTGTGTACTAAAACAGTTACTATGCAACAAGTGTTTGATAAGGAGTTTTGCAATTATGGAAATTTTTATGTTGGTTGTAGCATAAAGTTGAAACCTTAATCcaataaacaataaatattaacttAGAAGGATTCTACTCGTTCTGAGTTTCAGTGAGTTGGCTTTTGTAATAATACTCTTCCCTCACATAACCTCAGATCTTTCCTATATCAGTACTGAGGATTGATTATTCTTAATGCTGATGCTGCAAGTCATACGTAACACCAACGAACAgtgaaatttcaaatgcTAAAAAGTGTGGCATCAGGTAACCATCAGTACGATGTCAATAATTAATCGACATAGTTTGCCTAGTTGTTAGAGTACGGAATATTTCAGATATTTTGTCAGTTTCAGTTGATAAGTTGAATTGGAAAACTTTGCTACGAGATTTCTCTAGCTGCTAATTGATACGTAAATCGCCCTGCCACATCGTACTGTCTT comes from Tetrapisispora phaffii CBS 4417 chromosome 4, complete genome and encodes:
- the TPHA0D04730 gene encoding DUF5341 domain-containing protein, which gives rise to MTKNIQYGLKGKKGTLSIEKEKTENEKLTFNNFRKVPKIVIIYFLLFIIVFVLSTLYFRNHDLYGDKKVQSVAFTAGIAPTIAKRSHWYWAAAAALGGFLVTAAALSGGYAVTACSKDLGSPNCWISVAIALVSGSLGGVATAAAGVAGAAASAAANAKRDGGFISSIGPLDFYHTSLTNLTQLNSTFVDAGLTLLGAFEYTNTSDSSIQTQKRGLSDGNRQHVLYFKSAKGNHVASHLNNDIDRLVSSITNQVEPGSLSDTIGNYKSLQRRYNYFDAEWISWNWDNVNVDLTRDVEQDRGLEEEEYDQGFYNFFSGAPAWKYCWAVTVNPHPGQNEGYDQIGDGNAVHGELYFNTYGGVDGYCNDNKDGAQCPNPACES